One genomic region from Hoeflea algicola encodes:
- a CDS encoding thiolase family protein, with the protein MYGSGEVFVIGGAMTPFGKHPDVSAEALAQTAVLEAIEDAGIDRRSIEAAYVGSVFQGSLAGQRVLKDLGMTGMPIINLENACSSGATALSQAWMAVATGQVETALVIGLEKLSVRGSGPLALSTGDPEIEQGLTMPALYAMRTRAYFDKHGGSIDQVAQVTVKNRKHAANNRYAQFRDACTVEEVMASRPVADPITLLQMCPNADGAAAVVISAKPKTNGHGKNVKILGSVVASGKFSQGYRDLTVPDISIQAAQRAYEMAGIGPKDVNLAEVHDAAAIAEVIYYEALGFCEPGEGLHFLSAGESSIGGRVPVNPSGGLLCRGHPLGATGVAQIVEIMWHLTDRAGDRQVEGAKIGLAHCTGGGIWGVDNGACSIHVLGV; encoded by the coding sequence GTGTACGGTAGCGGAGAAGTTTTTGTCATCGGCGGGGCGATGACCCCATTTGGTAAGCACCCCGATGTATCTGCCGAGGCGCTGGCGCAGACAGCCGTCCTCGAAGCCATCGAAGACGCCGGCATTGACCGGCGGAGTATCGAGGCAGCTTATGTCGGCAGCGTGTTTCAGGGCAGTCTGGCTGGCCAACGTGTGCTCAAGGACCTGGGCATGACCGGCATGCCGATCATCAATCTTGAGAATGCCTGCTCCAGCGGCGCAACGGCGCTTTCCCAGGCCTGGATGGCCGTGGCGACAGGGCAGGTCGAGACTGCGCTTGTCATCGGTCTCGAGAAACTCAGCGTGCGCGGTAGCGGCCCCCTGGCGCTCAGCACAGGCGACCCGGAAATAGAGCAGGGGCTGACCATGCCCGCACTCTATGCGATGCGCACCCGCGCCTATTTTGACAAGCACGGCGGATCCATCGATCAGGTTGCGCAGGTGACGGTGAAAAACCGCAAGCATGCCGCCAACAACCGCTATGCGCAGTTCCGCGACGCCTGTACCGTCGAGGAAGTGATGGCATCGCGTCCGGTTGCTGACCCGATTACCCTGCTGCAGATGTGCCCCAATGCCGATGGCGCCGCAGCTGTGGTCATTTCCGCCAAGCCGAAGACAAACGGCCATGGCAAGAATGTGAAAATTCTCGGCTCGGTCGTTGCCAGCGGGAAATTTTCCCAGGGGTACCGGGATCTCACGGTTCCCGATATCTCGATCCAGGCTGCGCAGCGCGCCTATGAAATGGCCGGCATTGGGCCCAAGGATGTGAACCTGGCCGAGGTTCATGACGCCGCAGCAATCGCCGAAGTCATCTATTACGAAGCACTGGGCTTCTGCGAACCGGGCGAGGGGCTGCATTTCCTGAGTGCGGGCGAGTCTTCGATCGGGGGGCGTGTCCCGGTCAATCCGAGTGGCGGTCTGCTCTGTCGCGGGCACCCGCTCGGCGCAACCGGGGTGGCCCAAATCGTTGAAATCATGTGGCATCTGACCGACCGTGCCGGCGATCGTCAGGTCGAGGGCGCGAAAATTGGCCTCGCCCATTGCACCGGTGGCGGTATCTGGGGCGTCGACAACGGCGCTTGCTCGATCCACGTGCTGGGGGTCTAG
- a CDS encoding NAD-dependent epimerase/dehydratase family protein translates to MAEQNAGPVPDLQSARVVVTGAGGAIGSRLVRRLAGLGAAVTAVDLHMPDPGHRLDGVTCVAADIMDVDTLRPHLDGADIVYHLAYLMGEEANSDPVAAARINTLGGTQLFQTCLEAKVGRMLMASSVSVFGTRRDYQPNNRPLDDHAAQFGAKGIPVYAAGKIYLEKVADHYLSRHGMLIGGLRPGAVIGCSRSTGRAKTVANIVAAAASGETVQLDNGRAAFQAIHVDDVVSAFVALATVAPATLKQMPFFNLAGDYATVRSYCDEVARVLPEARFEITDGESDELFGSSPFVADDGIYRLVGFERRYRSLNQAIESEAGDLARARAVA, encoded by the coding sequence ATGGCAGAGCAAAATGCGGGGCCGGTGCCTGATCTACAGTCAGCCAGGGTCGTCGTGACCGGCGCCGGTGGTGCTATTGGAAGCCGTCTGGTGCGCCGTCTGGCCGGGCTTGGGGCGGCGGTGACCGCTGTGGATCTGCACATGCCAGATCCTGGTCACCGGCTCGACGGTGTGACGTGTGTTGCTGCCGATATCATGGACGTTGACACGTTGCGGCCGCATCTGGATGGCGCAGATATCGTCTACCACCTCGCTTATCTGATGGGCGAGGAAGCCAACAGCGACCCGGTTGCTGCTGCCCGGATCAACACGCTTGGCGGCACACAATTATTTCAGACCTGCCTGGAGGCAAAGGTTGGCCGGATGTTGATGGCGAGCTCGGTCTCGGTGTTTGGCACGCGGCGCGACTACCAGCCGAACAATCGGCCTCTTGACGACCACGCAGCCCAGTTCGGCGCCAAGGGGATTCCGGTTTATGCCGCCGGCAAGATTTATCTTGAAAAGGTGGCGGACCATTATCTCAGCCGGCACGGAATGCTGATTGGCGGCTTGCGTCCCGGCGCCGTGATCGGCTGCAGCCGCAGCACCGGGCGGGCCAAGACTGTCGCCAACATCGTTGCCGCGGCGGCAAGCGGTGAAACGGTGCAGCTCGACAATGGTCGGGCCGCTTTTCAGGCCATTCACGTTGATGATGTCGTCAGCGCTTTTGTTGCACTGGCAACCGTTGCGCCGGCGACGCTGAAGCAAATGCCATTTTTCAATCTCGCCGGTGATTACGCCACCGTGCGGTCTTATTGCGACGAGGTTGCGCGAGTGCTCCCCGAAGCGCGCTTTGAGATAACCGACGGAGAAAGCGACGAGCTTTTCGGTTCCTCGCCGTTTGTGGCGGATGACGGCATTTACCGCCTTGTCGGCTTTGAAAGACGTTATCGCAGCCTCAATCAGGCAATCGAGTCGGAAGCCGGGGATCTGGCACGCGCGCGCGCCGTCGCCTGA
- a CDS encoding CaiB/BaiF CoA transferase family protein produces MSKYPLEGVRIIALEQYIAAPYCTMWLADCGAEVIKIERPVGGDPRRNYQPALESEAGESVYGGFVTYNRNKKSVALDLQTPEGREVYLDLIKSADVVVENLKPGSVDKLGLGYDDLSKINPKLIYAAISGYGRTKELDGAYSGLPAFDPVIQAMSGITNLFGEEGGPPEVSPLALGDLFTGVMAGYQILLALFMRERTGTGQYIDAAMYDSLVALNEKSLMLYTFAGEVLSRGRDKYQAPYRTFAVNDGYVALITPNDFIWARFCKALGKEEWISDPKMADGRLRAANTDAWEPFVEQWMSERSSDEVVAALDKFGVPAGKVQTGEDLAKCEHLKARKALVEVDDPDVGPLLLARAPVRLSAMGEVRTASAPKLGQDTVDVLGAMLGYSEQRIDELKAAGAVA; encoded by the coding sequence ATGAGTAAATACCCGTTGGAGGGAGTGCGGATTATCGCGCTCGAACAATATATCGCGGCGCCCTATTGCACGATGTGGCTTGCCGATTGCGGCGCCGAGGTGATCAAGATCGAGAGGCCGGTTGGCGGGGATCCGAGGCGGAACTATCAGCCCGCGCTCGAGAGTGAAGCCGGTGAATCGGTCTATGGCGGCTTTGTTACCTACAACCGCAACAAGAAAAGTGTTGCGCTGGATCTGCAGACCCCCGAGGGCCGCGAAGTCTACCTCGATTTGATAAAGAGCGCCGATGTCGTGGTTGAGAACCTGAAGCCGGGCTCGGTCGACAAACTCGGGCTCGGTTATGACGACCTCAGCAAGATAAATCCGAAACTGATCTATGCCGCCATTAGTGGCTATGGGCGCACCAAGGAACTCGATGGTGCCTATTCCGGTCTTCCGGCTTTCGACCCGGTAATTCAGGCGATGTCCGGGATCACCAATCTGTTTGGCGAAGAGGGTGGTCCGCCCGAGGTCAGCCCGCTTGCGCTTGGTGATCTGTTTACCGGCGTGATGGCTGGTTATCAGATCCTGCTAGCCCTGTTCATGCGCGAACGCACCGGCACAGGCCAGTATATCGACGCGGCCATGTATGACAGTCTTGTTGCCCTCAACGAGAAGAGCCTGATGCTCTACACTTTCGCTGGCGAAGTTCTTAGTCGCGGCCGTGACAAGTACCAGGCGCCCTATCGCACCTTTGCTGTCAACGACGGGTATGTGGCGTTGATTACCCCGAATGATTTCATCTGGGCCCGTTTCTGCAAAGCTCTCGGCAAGGAAGAATGGATATCCGATCCGAAGATGGCAGACGGCCGCCTGCGTGCCGCCAACACCGATGCGTGGGAACCGTTTGTCGAGCAGTGGATGTCCGAGCGCAGTTCCGATGAGGTGGTCGCCGCACTCGACAAATTCGGTGTTCCCGCCGGCAAGGTTCAGACCGGCGAGGATCTCGCCAAATGCGAACATCTCAAGGCGCGCAAGGCGCTGGTGGAAGTTGATGACCCCGATGTCGGTCCGCTTCTGTTGGCGCGTGCACCGGTGCGGCTTTCCGCAATGGGTGAGGTACGCACGGCTTCGGCGCCAAAGCTGGGTCAAGATACTGTCGACGTTCTAGGCGCCATGCTGGGTTATTCGGAACAACGGATTGATGAGTTGAAGGCTGCGGGAGCCGTGGCGTGA
- a CDS encoding AAA family ATPase, with translation MTRLGPDRRLVLYDRESAPYRPVRDGGTGRSIFKIKPQGASNRADEAIHTEHWLEVARAILVEGLAARCQAFSGGPVNYLKFGAQKLVRYELDPEIARELGIPEQGGTDEPSAVFSRAAVEAAMDAFDSYRDHRTHTEIFSAFGPPRDYRVRSSRSRPIRVYPTKPIVGYLLSTTDIHGGWNQPSGPVSQLHNSGFIIVDAEDMPSELPDREYVLRGADRIRLCALNYFIEPAREQGASDVSIRAGDLAATMGLQDAFPNICQALGGEKFQQLAQVPPPTHTEPNPSSSTIFTYKLASQAEAATVTEETTTPTPTRAATNLILYGPPGTGKTYRTAWEAVRLCLGERAAAALQGNEKRDALMAEYRRLVSEGRIEFVTFHQSMSYEEFVEGLRPSTGDDAGEGPEEVETRAGFRLKPHDGVFKRVSERARLDQAEVGTSVRLDRSARVFKVALGRRQVEEERDRIRFGLDHGLIHVGWGGNIDWSDERFDDFNEIFSEWKTTKDSEATGHDGNVVITFSFRADMQVGDYVVVSDGRDRIQAFGRITSEYFYDSEATFHPHRRHVEWLWRNDAGTERSRFYGNAFRRHSVYKLNQSLVDWDALEEIVFGNDTPRASQSARDHVLIIDEINRANISKVFGELITLLEPDKRLGMPNEIRLVLPYSKKPFAVPANLHIIGTMNTADRSIALLDTALRRRFTFRELMPNPLVLPTDMGGIDLQKLLTTINDRIEYLFDREHQIGHAYFTGCATRGDVEEVMRHKVIPLLAEYFYEDWSKVAAILGETGQGQARFLEARRLAAPAGIAEDDFAGEKLRWRVKDQFDFSEFEA, from the coding sequence ATGACCCGGTTGGGCCCAGATCGACGACTCGTTCTTTATGATCGGGAGAGCGCTCCGTATCGACCCGTGCGGGATGGTGGGACAGGAAGATCGATCTTCAAAATAAAACCACAGGGTGCAAGCAACCGGGCGGACGAAGCCATCCACACCGAGCATTGGCTGGAAGTGGCGCGGGCGATATTAGTCGAAGGACTTGCCGCCCGGTGCCAAGCTTTCTCAGGAGGTCCCGTCAACTACCTCAAGTTTGGCGCTCAAAAACTCGTCCGGTACGAACTCGATCCAGAGATCGCTCGAGAATTAGGGATACCGGAACAGGGCGGCACTGACGAACCCTCAGCTGTTTTCTCACGGGCTGCAGTAGAAGCCGCTATGGACGCATTCGACTCATATCGAGATCACCGCACCCATACCGAAATCTTCAGCGCATTCGGACCGCCGCGCGATTATCGGGTTCGATCCAGCAGATCACGTCCAATCCGTGTTTATCCGACCAAGCCAATCGTCGGATACCTTCTAAGTACTACTGATATCCATGGCGGTTGGAATCAGCCGAGCGGTCCTGTGTCACAACTTCATAACAGTGGTTTCATCATTGTCGACGCCGAAGACATGCCATCTGAACTGCCGGATAGGGAGTACGTGCTGCGTGGCGCCGACCGTATACGACTTTGTGCGCTGAATTACTTCATCGAGCCGGCACGGGAGCAAGGTGCGTCCGATGTTTCTATTCGGGCTGGCGATCTTGCAGCAACCATGGGGCTGCAAGACGCATTTCCAAACATCTGCCAAGCCCTCGGCGGTGAGAAGTTTCAGCAGTTGGCCCAAGTGCCACCGCCAACTCATACCGAGCCAAACCCCAGCAGTTCGACCATCTTCACCTACAAGCTCGCATCGCAAGCGGAGGCGGCCACCGTGACAGAAGAAACTACAACGCCAACGCCGACGCGTGCGGCGACCAACCTGATCCTCTACGGTCCACCCGGGACGGGCAAGACCTACCGCACCGCATGGGAGGCGGTCCGGCTTTGTCTTGGCGAGCGGGCTGCAGCAGCGCTTCAAGGCAACGAGAAGCGTGACGCGCTGATGGCCGAGTACCGGCGTTTGGTGAGCGAGGGACGGATCGAGTTCGTGACCTTTCACCAGTCCATGTCTTACGAGGAATTCGTCGAAGGCCTACGGCCAAGCACCGGCGATGACGCTGGTGAGGGGCCTGAGGAGGTGGAAACCCGCGCGGGTTTCCGGCTGAAGCCTCACGACGGCGTATTCAAACGCGTTAGTGAGCGTGCAAGACTTGATCAGGCTGAGGTGGGCACATCAGTACGGTTGGATCGTTCCGCGCGCGTTTTCAAGGTGGCACTTGGGAGGCGGCAAGTTGAGGAAGAACGTGACCGAATTCGCTTCGGTCTCGATCACGGCTTGATCCATGTCGGCTGGGGCGGGAACATTGATTGGTCAGACGAGCGTTTCGACGATTTCAACGAAATATTCTCTGAATGGAAAACGACGAAGGATTCCGAGGCGACGGGCCACGATGGAAACGTCGTGATCACCTTCTCGTTCAGGGCTGACATGCAGGTCGGCGATTATGTGGTGGTCTCGGATGGTCGTGACCGGATTCAGGCATTCGGAAGAATAACCAGCGAATATTTTTATGACTCAGAGGCCACATTTCATCCTCACCGCCGTCATGTGGAGTGGCTTTGGCGCAATGACGCCGGAACTGAACGCAGTCGCTTTTACGGGAATGCCTTCCGACGCCATTCGGTATACAAGCTAAACCAATCACTCGTGGACTGGGACGCGCTGGAAGAAATCGTTTTCGGCAATGACACACCTCGCGCAAGCCAGTCAGCACGGGATCATGTCCTCATCATCGACGAGATCAACCGAGCGAACATCTCCAAGGTTTTTGGTGAACTGATCACGCTTTTGGAACCCGACAAACGGTTGGGCATGCCGAACGAGATCCGCCTCGTGCTGCCTTATTCGAAAAAGCCCTTCGCTGTGCCGGCGAACCTCCACATCATCGGAACGATGAACACGGCTGACCGGTCTATTGCGCTCTTGGACACGGCGTTGCGCCGACGCTTCACGTTCCGTGAACTGATGCCGAACCCACTTGTCCTTCCAACCGATATGGGCGGGATCGATCTGCAGAAGCTCTTGACCACGATAAACGACAGGATTGAATATCTCTTCGATCGCGAGCATCAGATCGGGCACGCCTACTTTACTGGCTGCGCAACCCGCGGCGATGTTGAAGAGGTGATGCGTCACAAAGTGATCCCGCTGCTGGCGGAGTATTTCTACGAGGACTGGTCCAAAGTTGCCGCCATCCTTGGTGAAACCGGACAAGGCCAGGCGCGGTTCCTGGAAGCACGGAGACTTGCCGCTCCTGCGGGTATTGCCGAGGACGATTTCGCTGGCGAGAAGCTGCGCTGGCGCGTCAAAGACCAGTTCGATTTCTCGGAGTTCGAGGCCTGA
- a CDS encoding McrC family protein, with the protein MPSYTVREWDTLPHGDGEGFIPAHLASRLVALAKTSSFAGRGGGGVLEDRRHELRARGVVGVIAAQGCSLEILPKIDVVQEEGAERQNAAIRKRLVHMLAVALDLKIEMGRITDLDWQRETLLEILIRIFCDKLTEAVRRGMPRRYLGHEDDLSALRGTLDVPRQFTRHAANPGRLACRFDELSQDIALNRIMKAAVLHLSKMSRSPANQQRLRELAFVYADISDVPVPALKWGEVIIDRTNRAWQDLFGMAQLFLRNRYQTTSSGSGQGTALLFEMNALFEEYVGRLVTRALAGTEFRVTLQGGRLFCLTSLEDDRAVFQTKPDILIWRAGQVAHVIDTKWKRISSRIDDPKLGVSQGDVYQMMAYAHLYKAPKLTLLYPHHDGLGANEGVQAQFRISGQETVVETASLDVASGKDLVARLRDKLFLTTLPDSLVLQ; encoded by the coding sequence ATGCCGTCCTATACCGTGCGGGAGTGGGACACGCTGCCACATGGCGACGGTGAGGGCTTCATTCCGGCACATCTGGCAAGTCGGTTGGTTGCGCTCGCGAAGACTTCATCCTTTGCCGGCCGAGGTGGCGGCGGAGTATTGGAGGATCGGCGGCACGAGTTGCGGGCCCGTGGTGTTGTTGGTGTGATTGCTGCGCAGGGTTGCAGTCTGGAGATCCTTCCGAAAATTGACGTCGTGCAGGAGGAAGGCGCGGAGCGGCAGAACGCTGCGATCCGCAAGCGTCTTGTCCATATGCTCGCGGTCGCGTTGGATCTGAAGATCGAAATGGGGCGGATTACCGATCTCGATTGGCAGCGCGAGACGCTTCTTGAGATACTTATCCGCATATTCTGCGACAAGCTGACCGAAGCAGTCCGCCGCGGCATGCCTCGTCGCTATCTCGGCCATGAGGACGATCTTTCCGCTCTGCGCGGCACGCTCGACGTGCCGCGTCAATTTACCCGCCACGCAGCGAACCCCGGACGCCTTGCTTGTCGCTTCGACGAATTGTCGCAAGACATCGCGCTCAATCGAATTATGAAAGCGGCGGTGTTGCATCTGTCCAAAATGTCTCGGAGTCCGGCCAATCAGCAGCGCCTTCGCGAACTGGCCTTCGTCTATGCCGACATCTCGGATGTTCCGGTGCCAGCGCTGAAATGGGGCGAGGTCATCATCGACCGGACGAACCGCGCGTGGCAGGATCTATTCGGCATGGCACAATTATTCTTGCGTAATCGATACCAGACGACGAGCAGCGGCTCGGGCCAAGGGACGGCGCTCCTTTTCGAAATGAACGCCCTTTTCGAGGAGTATGTCGGTCGACTGGTCACGCGCGCTCTCGCCGGAACCGAGTTCCGCGTTACGCTGCAGGGTGGGCGGCTCTTCTGTCTAACCTCGCTCGAGGACGACCGCGCCGTGTTCCAAACCAAGCCCGACATCCTGATCTGGCGGGCTGGGCAGGTAGCCCACGTGATCGACACCAAATGGAAACGGATCTCCTCGCGGATTGATGATCCGAAGCTGGGCGTTTCCCAGGGTGATGTCTACCAGATGATGGCGTATGCCCATCTCTACAAGGCACCCAAGCTGACTCTTCTCTATCCCCACCACGACGGGCTCGGCGCCAATGAAGGCGTCCAGGCGCAGTTCCGGATCTCGGGTCAGGAGACGGTAGTCGAGACCGCCAGCTTGGACGTGGCCAGCGGGAAAGATCTTGTGGCACGCCTGAGAGACAAGCTCTTCCTGACCACCTTGCCGGATTCTCTAGTTCTACAATGA
- a CDS encoding acetyl-CoA carboxylase biotin carboxylase subunit, which yields MKRVLIANRGEIALRAVRACRKAGLESVAVYSQTDAASPHVWAADHAVCIGPAAATSSYLLADLQIEVARATQCDAIYPGYGFLSERESFANACQEAGLIFIGPSAEVIATMGDKAVARRTAQSLGVPVVPGSQDGFVSSSEALPVAMEVGFPMLLKASAGGGGRGMRVARNADEFKSLFEQASAEAQSAFGNGEIYLERFFENVRHIEVQVFSDSHGNHRHLWERDCSVQRRHQKLVEEAPSPVISPSVRRAMTEAAVTIIESIKYRNAGTIEFIYEVDTEQFFFIEMNTRIQVEHPVTELITGLDLVVEQLRVAAGEPISFEQMTKLPSRAAIEWRICAEDPKRGFAPSPGRITRWRPPVGAHTRVDTHVYEGYAVPAHYDSMIAKLLVSGDSREEVLEHSRHALAGFEVEGIPTTLGFHRELLQNPAFRDASIHTRWLDERGLT from the coding sequence ATGAAGAGAGTCCTGATCGCCAACCGCGGTGAGATTGCCCTGAGAGCGGTCCGCGCCTGTCGCAAGGCAGGGCTGGAAAGCGTGGCCGTGTATTCCCAGACGGATGCCGCCTCGCCACATGTGTGGGCTGCCGATCACGCGGTCTGCATCGGACCGGCGGCCGCTACGAGCAGCTATCTGCTTGCCGATCTGCAGATCGAGGTTGCTCGCGCCACGCAATGTGATGCGATCTATCCTGGCTATGGCTTTCTGTCCGAGCGCGAAAGCTTTGCCAATGCCTGCCAGGAGGCCGGGTTGATCTTCATCGGTCCGTCGGCCGAGGTGATCGCCACGATGGGTGACAAGGCGGTGGCGCGACGTACCGCCCAGTCGCTCGGCGTACCGGTTGTGCCGGGGTCACAGGATGGGTTCGTTTCGTCCAGCGAGGCGCTGCCGGTGGCCATGGAAGTTGGATTTCCGATGCTGCTGAAGGCCAGTGCCGGCGGCGGTGGGCGCGGCATGCGGGTTGCCCGAAATGCGGACGAGTTCAAATCGCTTTTCGAGCAGGCATCGGCAGAGGCCCAGTCAGCGTTTGGCAATGGCGAAATCTATCTCGAACGTTTCTTCGAGAATGTGCGGCACATCGAGGTCCAGGTGTTCAGCGACAGCCATGGCAATCACCGCCACCTTTGGGAGCGTGATTGCAGCGTGCAGCGTCGTCACCAGAAGCTGGTCGAGGAGGCGCCATCGCCGGTGATCAGCCCCAGTGTGCGACGGGCCATGACCGAGGCTGCGGTAACGATCATTGAAAGCATCAAGTACCGGAACGCCGGCACCATCGAATTCATCTATGAAGTCGATACCGAGCAGTTCTTCTTCATCGAGATGAACACCCGCATCCAGGTTGAGCACCCGGTGACAGAACTCATCACCGGGCTGGACCTGGTGGTTGAACAATTGCGCGTTGCGGCCGGCGAACCGATTTCGTTTGAGCAGATGACGAAGCTGCCATCCCGCGCGGCAATTGAATGGCGTATCTGCGCCGAAGATCCGAAGCGCGGCTTTGCCCCGAGCCCGGGCCGGATTACCCGTTGGCGGCCGCCCGTCGGCGCCCACACCAGGGTGGATACGCATGTCTATGAGGGATACGCGGTTCCGGCGCATTACGATTCGATGATTGCCAAGTTGCTGGTCAGCGGTGACAGCCGTGAAGAGGTGCTGGAACATTCGCGCCATGCCCTTGCCGGCTTCGAGGTTGAAGGCATTCCCACGACGTTGGGCTTTCACCGCGAATTGCTGCAGAACCCGGCGTTCCGGGACGCAAGCATTCATACGCGCTGGCTCGATGAGCGCGGGCTTACCTGA
- a CDS encoding pyruvate carboxylase subunit B, producing MSNSSVKPRLKFTDETFRDGPQSVWANRMRTASMLDAAPVLDDCGFDRINLISGSAFETAVVYLYEDPWERLHHLRKRIKKTDTIILVRGRNLFGWKRYSDDVVELFMRRLKQIGIDWVLIFDALNDVSNVEFHVRCAKKLGMGVLGYVTYSISPAHTPEHFVEKSKEFIACGADGIVFGDASGLLTPETARENLTALRRALPDTILEFSGHDATGLSKLCYQEGIDAGIDGVYSAARPLAYGESIPATLDLKAMAEGSGRQTQLNDENLRRIDDHFMWVAYQEGRPLSRKITPNDENFRTFAHHQVPGGMMSHLVSQLKNLNLIDRLDEVLEETGRVREEMGYPVMVTPFSQLVTVQATFNVLEGKRYHTVPEELRLYMRGHYGQSPGQIDQNILDRVIGNEDRIDSSAVFGREMLPEFVAENGPYSSDEILLLELFNSKVVIQKYRANQKPVSHGDVPSPLYGLVQEIAKRPGISKVAVNKGSLRLEQRM from the coding sequence ATGAGCAACAGCAGCGTCAAGCCTCGCCTGAAGTTTACCGACGAGACGTTTCGCGATGGGCCGCAATCGGTCTGGGCCAACCGCATGCGTACCGCATCGATGCTTGATGCGGCGCCGGTCCTGGATGACTGCGGCTTCGACCGTATCAACCTGATCAGCGGGTCAGCCTTCGAGACGGCGGTGGTCTATCTCTATGAAGACCCCTGGGAGCGCCTTCATCATCTAAGAAAGCGCATCAAGAAAACCGATACGATCATTCTTGTGCGCGGCCGCAATCTGTTTGGCTGGAAGCGCTATTCCGACGATGTCGTCGAACTGTTCATGAGAAGGCTCAAACAGATCGGCATCGACTGGGTATTGATTTTTGATGCTCTGAACGATGTGAGCAATGTCGAGTTTCACGTTCGCTGTGCCAAGAAGCTTGGCATGGGGGTGCTCGGCTACGTCACCTATTCGATCAGCCCGGCACATACGCCCGAACACTTCGTAGAGAAAAGCAAGGAATTCATCGCCTGCGGTGCAGACGGCATTGTCTTCGGTGATGCCAGTGGGCTGTTAACGCCGGAAACCGCGCGAGAGAATCTGACCGCATTGCGCCGTGCACTTCCGGATACAATACTCGAGTTTTCCGGCCACGATGCCACTGGCCTGTCAAAACTCTGCTACCAGGAAGGGATCGATGCCGGGATTGACGGGGTCTATTCGGCGGCTCGTCCGCTCGCCTATGGTGAGTCTATTCCAGCTACGCTTGATCTGAAGGCAATGGCGGAAGGGTCTGGACGTCAGACCCAACTCAATGATGAGAATCTGCGCCGCATCGACGATCACTTCATGTGGGTAGCTTACCAGGAAGGCAGGCCACTCAGCAGGAAGATAACGCCGAACGACGAGAATTTCCGGACCTTCGCACACCACCAGGTTCCCGGTGGGATGATGTCGCATCTGGTCAGCCAGTTGAAAAACCTGAACCTGATCGACCGGCTTGACGAAGTGCTGGAAGAGACCGGTCGCGTACGTGAGGAGATGGGTTACCCGGTGATGGTTACGCCGTTCTCCCAGCTTGTAACGGTGCAGGCGACATTCAACGTGCTGGAAGGCAAACGCTATCACACTGTGCCTGAAGAACTGCGCCTCTACATGCGCGGTCACTATGGGCAGTCGCCCGGTCAGATTGATCAGAACATTCTTGATCGCGTAATCGGCAACGAAGACCGGATCGATTCATCGGCGGTGTTCGGGCGCGAGATGTTGCCGGAATTCGTTGCTGAAAATGGCCCTTACAGTTCCGACGAAATTCTGCTGCTGGAGCTGTTTAACAGCAAGGTCGTTATCCAGAAATACCGTGCCAACCAGAAGCCGGTCAGTCATGGCGACGTACCGTCACCGCTCTATGGCCTGGTGCAGGAAATCGCCAAGCGCCCAGGCATCAGCAAGGTAGCTGTGAACAAGGGATCCTTGCGCCTTGAACAGCGCATGTAG
- a CDS encoding Zn-ribbon domain-containing OB-fold protein — translation MNASETSATASGAAWLEGCECGECGRKYFPKRVFCTECGSRDAMRDARIEGPGKLYSHSIIHIAPKTFKVPYAVGYVDLPGDVRVLGQIFGWEDGSLEQGMEMEIGYAPIAEEPDGSIRESFVFQPRR, via the coding sequence ATGAATGCGAGCGAGACATCTGCCACAGCGTCTGGCGCTGCCTGGCTGGAGGGATGCGAGTGTGGCGAATGCGGCCGCAAGTATTTCCCCAAGCGGGTGTTCTGCACCGAGTGCGGCAGCCGTGATGCGATGAGAGACGCCCGGATCGAAGGACCCGGCAAGCTCTATTCCCACTCGATCATTCATATCGCGCCGAAGACGTTCAAGGTTCCCTATGCGGTTGGCTACGTGGATTTGCCCGGCGATGTGCGTGTGCTGGGCCAGATCTTCGGTTGGGAAGATGGTTCGCTTGAGCAAGGCATGGAGATGGAGATCGGCTACGCACCGATCGCCGAGGAGCCCGACGGCTCCATCCGTGAAAGTTTCGTCTTTCAGCCCAGGCGCTAG